The proteins below come from a single Serratia fonticola genomic window:
- a CDS encoding OprD family outer membrane porin: protein MKRSALSCLVAISLFSTAAQASIDDVLDSPFFSDSHAELSLKNYWKYLKEDAANPKEVHNAWGQGLALGYQSGYLADFIGVNLDYYSAVKLGASDYFNTRGVLYNNGPGNSKENAAGYSKVGQRYIKLKGDVGGAALNAQAGWQVLRNYGVISTSTRLSPTTYLGWSGGVSGAGLSLRGAYVERSMDRNSPDSLRLQTNDGRYINHLASAELGYDNKQFNGQLAYGESQDYLRRQILRVGYKANEKLSLGSQIYTTQALDEYKQMALSKRNFDHNANHFALDAKWQEPLWSVKVGIAHTRAPKGDGQLGFYPRHMSKNSRGTFTSMAYAGEDYMRDGETMLATMAEYRITPEFTAGLAGNVGQFSYQGAAVRTGEINVFGRWAPSHPKLKNLTVFAMAGPGWSYKNSNKTPILVDGHSQLSHSLSGEFIAEYRFKLF from the coding sequence ATGAAACGTTCTGCTTTAAGCTGTCTGGTCGCTATTTCGCTATTCTCCACCGCGGCCCAGGCCAGCATTGATGACGTCCTGGATTCGCCCTTTTTCAGCGACAGCCATGCTGAACTGTCGCTGAAAAACTACTGGAAGTACCTCAAGGAAGATGCCGCCAACCCAAAAGAGGTGCATAACGCCTGGGGGCAAGGGCTGGCACTGGGCTATCAGTCCGGCTATCTGGCTGACTTTATCGGCGTTAATCTCGATTACTACAGCGCGGTAAAGCTGGGCGCCAGTGATTACTTCAATACTCGTGGGGTGCTATATAACAACGGTCCCGGCAACAGCAAAGAGAATGCTGCTGGCTACAGCAAGGTGGGCCAACGCTATATCAAGCTGAAAGGCGACGTGGGCGGCGCGGCGCTGAATGCGCAGGCGGGCTGGCAGGTATTGCGTAACTACGGCGTGATTTCCACCTCCACTCGCCTGTCGCCTACGACTTACCTGGGTTGGTCCGGTGGCGTGTCCGGTGCCGGGCTCTCTTTGCGCGGCGCGTATGTTGAACGTTCTATGGATCGTAACTCCCCTGACAGCCTGCGTTTGCAGACCAACGATGGCCGCTATATCAATCATCTTGCCAGCGCTGAATTGGGCTATGACAATAAGCAATTCAATGGGCAACTGGCCTATGGGGAATCTCAGGACTATTTACGCCGCCAGATCCTACGCGTGGGTTACAAAGCCAATGAAAAACTCAGCCTCGGCAGCCAGATTTACACCACTCAGGCGCTGGACGAGTACAAACAGATGGCGCTGAGCAAGCGCAACTTCGATCATAACGCCAACCATTTTGCGCTGGATGCCAAATGGCAGGAGCCGCTGTGGAGCGTCAAGGTCGGCATCGCCCATACGCGAGCACCGAAGGGGGACGGTCAGCTTGGCTTCTATCCCCGCCATATGTCCAAAAACTCACGCGGTACCTTTACCTCCATGGCCTATGCCGGTGAAGACTATATGCGCGATGGCGAAACCATGCTGGCCACCATGGCCGAATACCGCATCACGCCTGAGTTTACCGCCGGGCTGGCGGGCAACGTGGGCCAGTTCAGCTATCAAGGTGCCGCGGTGCGTACCGGTGAGATCAACGTCTTTGGCCGCTGGGCTCCCTCCCATCCCAAGCTGAAAAACCTGACGGTATTCGCCATGGCCGGGCCGGGCTGGTCTTATAAGAACAGCAATAAAACGCCGATACTGGTGGATGGGCATTCCCAGCTCTCCCACTCACTGTCCGGCGAGTTTATCGCCGAATATCGCTTCAAACTGTTTTAA
- the rmuC gene encoding DNA recombination protein RmuC, protein MDTSLIYGIGGVAIGLLLGWLIASLRAQQHGAQHETDLRLLEQSLQQAQLETASRQETLQSHEQLLRQNDLELRTLHSQLAAGQERLQQLNHWRNECELLNQELRAQREVNSAQEAELREVTIRLEETRMAAEEKQRLLISSEQRLTTQFENLANRIFENSGRKVDEQNKQSLDRLLLPLREQLDGFRRQVQDSFGQEARERHTLTHEIRNLQQLNAQMAREALNLTKALKGDNKTQGNWGEVVLSRVLEASGLREGHEYETQVNVRLDSQSRMQPDVIVRLPQGKDVVIDAKMSLVAYERYFNSEDDFEREAALTEHITSLRGHIRVLGRKDYQQLPGLRSLDYVLMFIPVEPAFLLAIDREPELISEALQHNIMLVSPTTLLVALRTITNLWRYEHQSQNAQRIADRAARLYDKMRLFVDDMSALGQSLDRAQGSYHQAMNKLSEGRGNLIGRIEGFRALGVEIKRPINPLLAQQASEQQDDELLSEPDEDIASLPGEENDDSNEEPHRASHG, encoded by the coding sequence GTGGATACCAGTCTGATTTACGGTATTGGTGGTGTGGCGATAGGTTTACTGCTGGGGTGGCTGATCGCCAGCCTGCGTGCGCAGCAGCACGGTGCGCAACATGAAACCGACCTGCGTCTGCTTGAACAGTCTTTACAGCAGGCACAGCTTGAAACGGCCTCCCGCCAAGAGACGCTGCAAAGCCACGAACAACTGCTACGGCAAAACGATCTGGAACTGCGCACCCTGCATAGCCAACTGGCCGCCGGGCAGGAGAGGCTGCAACAGCTCAACCATTGGCGCAATGAATGTGAATTGCTGAACCAGGAGCTACGAGCGCAGCGGGAAGTCAACAGCGCTCAGGAAGCAGAACTGCGTGAGGTAACGATCCGCCTGGAAGAGACCCGGATGGCCGCAGAAGAGAAACAGCGGCTGTTGATCAGCAGTGAACAACGTTTGACCACCCAGTTTGAGAATCTGGCCAACCGCATTTTCGAAAACAGCGGCCGCAAGGTGGATGAGCAAAATAAGCAAAGCCTGGATCGCCTGTTGCTGCCGTTACGCGAGCAGTTGGACGGTTTCCGCCGTCAAGTACAGGATAGTTTTGGCCAGGAAGCACGCGAACGCCATACATTGACGCACGAAATCCGTAATCTGCAACAGTTGAATGCGCAAATGGCTCGCGAGGCGCTCAACCTGACCAAGGCACTAAAAGGCGATAACAAAACCCAGGGCAACTGGGGCGAGGTGGTGCTGAGCCGCGTGTTGGAAGCCTCTGGCCTACGCGAAGGGCATGAGTATGAGACACAGGTTAATGTGCGGCTGGATAGCCAAAGCCGTATGCAGCCAGACGTGATCGTACGTTTGCCACAGGGTAAAGACGTGGTGATCGACGCCAAAATGTCGCTGGTGGCCTATGAGCGTTATTTCAACAGTGAAGATGACTTCGAACGGGAAGCGGCGTTGACCGAACATATCACTTCGCTGCGCGGGCACATTCGCGTGTTGGGCCGAAAGGATTATCAACAGCTGCCTGGCCTGCGTTCGCTGGATTATGTGCTGATGTTTATCCCGGTGGAACCGGCCTTCCTGTTGGCCATCGATCGTGAGCCGGAGCTGATTAGCGAGGCATTGCAACATAACATCATGCTGGTCAGCCCAACCACCTTGCTGGTAGCGCTGCGTACCATTACCAACCTGTGGCGCTATGAGCATCAGAGCCAGAACGCCCAACGGATCGCCGATCGCGCCGCCCGGCTGTATGACAAGATGCGCCTGTTCGTAGACGATATGTCGGCCCTGGGGCAGAGCCTGGATAGGGCGCAGGGCAGTTATCACCAGGCGATGAATAAACTGAGCGAAGGCCGTGGTAATCTTATCGGCCGCATTGAGGGCTTCCGCGCGCTTGGGGTTGAAATTAAACGTCCCATCAACCCGCTTTTGGCGCAGCAGGCGTCGGAACAACAGGATGATGAGCTGCTCTCCGAGCCTGACGAGGATATCGCCTCGCTACCGGGGGAAGAGAACGATGATAGCAACGAAGAACCGCATCGCGCATCGCACGGATGA
- the ubiE gene encoding bifunctional demethylmenaquinone methyltransferase/2-methoxy-6-polyprenyl-1,4-benzoquinol methylase UbiE, translating into MADQAQETTDFGFRTVARDEKQAMVANVFHSVAAKYDVMNDLMSFGIHRIWKRFTIDCSGVRRGQRVLDLAGGTGDLAAKFSRMVGEQGQVVLADINDSMLKMGREKLRDHGIVGNISYVQANAEALPFPDNYFDCITISFGLRNVTDKDKALRSMFRVLKPGGRLLVLEFSKPLLEPLSKAYDAYSFHVLPKIGELVVKDPDSYRYLAESIRMHPDQETLKGMMAAAGFENVNYFNLTGGIVALHRGFKF; encoded by the coding sequence ATGGCAGATCAAGCGCAGGAAACCACCGATTTTGGCTTTCGTACCGTAGCAAGAGACGAGAAGCAGGCCATGGTGGCTAACGTTTTTCACTCGGTAGCGGCAAAATATGACGTGATGAACGACCTGATGTCGTTTGGTATCCATCGTATCTGGAAGCGTTTTACCATCGATTGCAGCGGCGTGCGCCGCGGCCAGCGTGTGCTGGATCTGGCCGGTGGTACTGGCGATCTGGCTGCCAAGTTCTCCCGCATGGTGGGTGAGCAGGGGCAGGTGGTGCTGGCGGATATCAACGATTCCATGCTCAAGATGGGGCGCGAAAAGCTGCGTGACCACGGTATTGTTGGCAATATCAGCTACGTGCAGGCCAACGCCGAAGCGCTGCCGTTCCCAGATAATTATTTTGACTGCATCACCATCTCCTTTGGCCTGCGCAACGTCACCGATAAAGACAAAGCGCTGCGCTCGATGTTCCGCGTGCTGAAACCGGGTGGTCGCCTGTTGGTGCTGGAATTTTCCAAGCCGCTGCTGGAGCCGCTGAGCAAGGCTTACGACGCCTATTCCTTCCACGTGCTGCCAAAAATTGGTGAGCTGGTGGTGAAAGATCCGGACAGCTACCGCTATCTGGCAGAATCGATCCGCATGCACCCCGATCAGGAAACCCTGAAGGGTATGATGGCTGCGGCCGGTTTCGAGAACGTCAACTACTTCAACCTGACCGGCGGCATCGTGGCGCTGCACCGGGGCTTCAAGTTCTGA
- the ubiJ gene encoding ubiquinone biosynthesis protein UbiJ yields MLLTPLLTGVLETSLNSLLFRDRSMKAARQRLAGKVLRIELQELSSPLVLLFSEQRVDVLGQSEDSADCTVQTRVPVLLKLRDRQQLSPLMRSGELIVEGDIQVVQQLVGLLDLAEWDPAEWLAPYVGDIAAQGVSQIVGKGLGLLKSGLQSQQRYVAETLTEEWRMAPGPLEVVWFNEEVDATVRSVDALIARLDKLEGKR; encoded by the coding sequence ATGCTGCTAACCCCGTTACTGACCGGCGTGCTGGAAACCTCGCTCAATAGCCTGCTGTTTCGCGATCGCAGCATGAAAGCTGCCCGCCAACGGCTGGCGGGTAAAGTGTTACGTATCGAGCTACAGGAGCTCTCTTCGCCGTTGGTTCTGCTGTTCAGCGAACAGCGCGTGGATGTGCTCGGCCAATCAGAAGATAGTGCCGACTGTACGGTGCAAACCCGCGTACCGGTGCTGCTGAAATTGCGCGATCGTCAGCAACTTTCCCCGCTGATGCGTAGCGGCGAGCTGATTGTCGAAGGCGATATTCAGGTAGTGCAACAGCTGGTCGGTTTGCTCGATCTGGCAGAGTGGGATCCGGCGGAATGGCTGGCACCTTATGTGGGCGACATCGCCGCGCAAGGGGTTAGTCAGATCGTAGGTAAAGGTTTAGGCCTGCTGAAATCCGGTTTGCAGAGCCAGCAACGCTACGTGGCCGAAACGCTGACCGAAGAGTGGCGTATGGCTCCCGGCCCGCTTGAAGTGGTGTGGTTTAACGAAGAGGTTGATGCCACCGTTCGCAGTGTGGACGCACTGATTGCTCGTCTTGACAAGTTGGAGGGTAAGCGATGA
- the ubiB gene encoding ubiquinone biosynthesis regulatory protein kinase UbiB: MTPGEICRLYLIVRVFLSYGLDELIPKMRLTLPLRIGRRLLFWMPNRHKNQPLGERLRLALQELGPVWIKFGQMMSTRRDLFPPHIADQLTLLQDRVAPFDGALARKHIELAMGGPLETWFDDFDQQALASASIAQVHTARLKTTGQEVVLKVIRPDIGPIIKADVRLMYRLAGWVPKLMPDGRRLRPREVVREYEKTLLDELNLLREAANAIQLRRNFDGSPMLYVPEVYSDYCRESVLVMERIYGIPVSDIAALEQQNTNMKLLAERGVQVFFTQVFRDSFFHADMHPGNIFVSYEHPEDPCYIGIDCGIVGSLNKDDKRYLAENFIAFFNRDYRKVAELHVDSGWVPRDTNVEDFEFAIRTVCEPIFEKPLAEISFGNVLLNLFNTARRFNMEVQPQLVLLQKTLLYVEGLGRQLYPQLDLWTTAKPFLESWLRDQVGIPAVIRALKEKAPFWAEKLPELPELFYDSLQQHKLLQQSVDKLTGQMQAQRVRQGQSRYLFGVGATLLVSGTILLLGGVEVFPAWMMAAGVVAWVVGWKRTV, translated from the coding sequence ATGACCCCTGGCGAAATTTGCCGCCTGTATTTGATCGTGCGCGTTTTCCTGAGCTATGGACTGGATGAACTGATCCCCAAGATGCGCTTGACGCTGCCGCTGCGCATTGGCCGTCGCCTGCTGTTCTGGATGCCGAACCGCCATAAAAACCAGCCGTTGGGCGAACGCCTGCGCCTGGCGCTGCAAGAGCTGGGTCCGGTGTGGATCAAGTTCGGCCAGATGATGTCGACCCGCCGCGATCTGTTCCCACCCCATATTGCCGACCAACTGACGCTGTTGCAGGACCGAGTGGCACCGTTCGATGGTGCGCTGGCGCGTAAGCATATCGAGTTGGCGATGGGCGGCCCGCTGGAAACCTGGTTCGATGACTTTGACCAGCAGGCGCTGGCGTCGGCTTCGATTGCCCAGGTGCATACCGCCCGGTTGAAAACGACCGGCCAAGAGGTGGTGCTGAAGGTGATCCGCCCAGACATTGGGCCGATTATCAAAGCCGATGTGCGCCTGATGTATCGCCTGGCAGGCTGGGTACCCAAGCTGATGCCGGACGGTCGCCGTCTGCGCCCGCGCGAAGTGGTGCGTGAATATGAGAAAACCCTGCTCGATGAGCTGAACCTGCTGCGTGAAGCGGCCAACGCCATCCAACTGCGCCGTAACTTTGACGGTAGCCCGATGCTCTACGTGCCAGAGGTTTACTCCGATTACTGCCGTGAGAGCGTGTTGGTGATGGAGCGGATTTACGGCATCCCGGTGTCGGATATTGCGGCTCTGGAACAGCAGAACACCAATATGAAACTGCTGGCCGAGCGTGGCGTCCAGGTGTTCTTTACCCAGGTGTTCCGTGACAGCTTCTTCCATGCCGACATGCATCCAGGCAATATTTTCGTTAGCTATGAGCACCCGGAAGATCCGTGTTATATCGGCATCGACTGCGGTATCGTGGGTTCACTGAACAAAGACGACAAGCGCTATCTGGCGGAAAACTTTATCGCCTTCTTCAACCGCGACTACCGTAAGGTGGCGGAGCTGCACGTTGATTCTGGCTGGGTACCGCGTGATACCAACGTGGAAGATTTCGAGTTTGCCATCCGTACCGTCTGTGAGCCGATTTTTGAAAAACCGCTGGCGGAAATTTCGTTCGGCAACGTGCTGTTGAACCTGTTCAACACCGCACGCCGCTTCAATATGGAAGTGCAGCCGCAGCTGGTATTACTGCAAAAGACGCTGCTGTACGTTGAGGGCCTTGGCCGTCAGCTCTATCCGCAACTGGATCTGTGGACCACGGCGAAGCCGTTCCTGGAAAGCTGGCTGCGGGATCAGGTAGGCATTCCGGCGGTGATCCGCGCGCTGAAAGAAAAAGCGCCGTTTTGGGCCGAGAAACTGCCAGAGCTACCTGAATTGTTTTATGACAGTCTGCAACAGCATAAACTGTTGCAACAAAGCGTCGATAAATTGACCGGTCAGATGCAGGCGCAACGCGTTCGGCAAGGTCAATCACGGTATTTGTTCGGGGTTGGCGCTACACTGTTAGTCAGTGGTACGATTTTACTGCTGGGAGGCGTAGAGGTGTTCCCTGCCTGGATGATGGCCGCAGGCGTAGTGGCCTGGGTCGTCGGTTGGAAACGCACCGTCTGA
- the tatA gene encoding Sec-independent protein translocase subunit TatA, producing the protein MGGISIWQLLIIAVIVVLLFGTNKLRTLGSDLGASIKGFKKAIGDDNSAAPTNTTEKTNHDADFAAKPITDKQPEVKAAEESKNKEQV; encoded by the coding sequence ATGGGCGGTATTAGTATTTGGCAATTGTTGATCATCGCGGTGATCGTGGTGCTGCTGTTTGGTACCAACAAACTGCGTACGCTGGGTTCCGATCTCGGTGCATCAATCAAGGGCTTCAAAAAAGCGATTGGCGACGACAACAGCGCGGCGCCAACCAACACGACTGAAAAAACCAACCACGATGCAGACTTTGCGGCCAAGCCTATCACCGATAAGCAGCCGGAAGTGAAAGCTGCGGAAGAGTCGAAGAACAAAGAGCAGGTATAA
- the tatB gene encoding Sec-independent protein translocase protein TatB yields the protein MFDIGFGELLLVLVIGLVVLGPERLPVAVRTVAGWIRALRSLAASVQNELTQELKLQELQESLKKAEKAGLQNLTPELKASMDELKEAAESLKRSYHVDKDEPPHTIHNPVVTDPEAIHDGVTPAEAATTASAPVATPQPTEPAPVVQSEPVVPPVAQATVVDQQIPAKQAIPEPVADKSPASQQPSGER from the coding sequence GTGTTTGACATTGGGTTTGGTGAACTGCTGCTGGTACTGGTGATTGGCCTGGTGGTACTTGGGCCAGAACGGTTACCAGTGGCGGTCAGAACCGTTGCGGGCTGGATCCGAGCGCTGCGCTCTCTGGCAGCTTCGGTGCAGAATGAGCTGACGCAGGAATTGAAGCTGCAAGAACTGCAGGAAAGCCTGAAGAAGGCAGAGAAAGCGGGCTTGCAGAATTTAACGCCGGAACTCAAAGCTTCAATGGATGAGCTGAAAGAGGCGGCTGAGTCGCTGAAACGTTCTTATCACGTCGATAAGGACGAGCCGCCGCATACCATTCACAATCCAGTGGTCACCGATCCTGAAGCTATTCACGACGGCGTGACTCCGGCGGAAGCGGCGACTACCGCTTCGGCACCTGTTGCCACACCGCAGCCCACCGAACCTGCGCCAGTCGTGCAAAGCGAGCCGGTGGTGCCCCCCGTGGCTCAGGCAACGGTCGTGGATCAGCAAATCCCTGCAAAGCAGGCCATCCCAGAGCCTGTGGCGGATAAATCCCCTGCGTCTCAACAACCTAGTGGCGAACGTTAA
- the tatC gene encoding Sec-independent protein translocase subunit TatC, which produces MAVEDTQPLISHLIELRKRLLNSIISVLAIFIVLVFFANDIYQIVSAPLIDQLPAGASMIATDVASPFFAPIKLTMMVSVIVAAPFILYQVWAFIAPALYQHERRLMMPLLVSSSLLFYLGMAFAYFIVFPLAFGFFAKTAPIGVTIATDISNYLSFVMALFMAFGVAFEVPVAIILLCWSGVTTPDDLRKKRPYVLVGAFVVGMLLTPPDVFSQTLLAIPMYLLFEVGVFFARFYVGKRRKPVEEEEEGEEPPAS; this is translated from the coding sequence ATGGCCGTTGAAGATACCCAACCGCTTATCAGTCATCTGATTGAACTGCGTAAGCGGCTGTTGAATTCGATCATCAGCGTGCTGGCGATCTTTATTGTGTTGGTGTTTTTCGCTAACGATATTTATCAGATCGTTTCTGCACCGCTGATCGATCAGTTGCCTGCTGGGGCGAGCATGATCGCCACCGACGTGGCTTCACCCTTCTTTGCTCCGATCAAGTTGACGATGATGGTTTCGGTGATCGTTGCCGCGCCTTTCATTCTCTATCAGGTCTGGGCCTTTATCGCTCCTGCGCTGTACCAGCATGAACGCCGCCTGATGATGCCGTTGCTGGTCTCCAGCAGCCTGTTGTTCTATCTGGGGATGGCGTTTGCCTACTTTATCGTGTTCCCGCTGGCCTTTGGCTTTTTTGCCAAAACTGCACCCATCGGCGTCACGATTGCGACCGATATCAGCAACTACCTGAGTTTCGTCATGGCGCTGTTTATGGCGTTTGGCGTGGCTTTTGAAGTGCCGGTTGCCATTATTCTGCTGTGCTGGAGCGGTGTTACTACGCCAGATGACCTGCGTAAGAAACGCCCGTATGTGCTGGTTGGTGCTTTCGTGGTCGGCATGCTGTTGACGCCGCCGGACGTGTTCTCGCAAACCCTGTTGGCGATCCCGATGTACCTGCTGTTTGAGGTCGGGGTATTCTTCGCCCGTTTCTATGTCGGGAAGCGGCGCAAGCCGGTAGAGGAAGAAGAGGAAGGCGAAGAGCCACCAGCCTCCTGA
- the tatD gene encoding 3'-5' ssDNA/RNA exonuclease TatD, translating to MFDIGVNLTSSQFAKDATQVVERAKTAGVTGMLITGTNAQQSEAASHLARAHSGYCWSTAGVHPHDASSWNDEVAQHIHRLASQPFVAAIGECGLDFNRNFSTPAQQELAFNAQLALAAELNMPVFLHCRDAHARFVALLTPWLDKLPAAVVHCFTGSAEELQDCLALGLSIGITGWVCDERRGLELRALLPQIPAERLLLETDAPYLLPRDLHPKPASRRNEPCFLPHIIRQVATWREEDPAWLGQKTDENARRLFRLV from the coding sequence ATGTTTGATATTGGCGTCAACCTTACCAGCTCCCAATTTGCCAAAGATGCCACACAGGTGGTTGAGCGAGCCAAAACCGCAGGCGTGACGGGGATGCTGATCACCGGCACCAACGCACAGCAAAGCGAGGCGGCCAGCCACCTGGCCCGTGCGCATAGTGGCTATTGCTGGTCTACGGCTGGCGTGCATCCGCATGATGCCAGCAGTTGGAACGATGAGGTCGCACAGCACATTCACCGGTTGGCATCGCAGCCCTTCGTGGCAGCCATTGGCGAATGTGGGCTGGACTTTAACCGCAACTTTTCTACTCCGGCACAGCAGGAACTGGCTTTCAACGCTCAACTGGCATTGGCCGCCGAGCTCAATATGCCGGTATTCCTGCATTGTCGCGACGCACACGCACGTTTTGTTGCACTGCTGACCCCTTGGTTGGATAAACTGCCCGCCGCAGTCGTGCATTGCTTCACCGGCAGCGCCGAAGAGTTACAAGACTGCCTGGCGCTGGGGCTGTCGATTGGTATCACCGGTTGGGTTTGTGATGAGCGCCGGGGTTTGGAACTGCGTGCCTTGTTACCCCAAATCCCGGCCGAACGCCTGCTGCTGGAAACCGATGCCCCCTATTTGTTGCCCCGGGATTTACACCCGAAACCTGCATCTCGCCGCAACGAACCCTGTTTTCTGCCCCATATCATTCGGCAGGTTGCGACCTGGCGCGAAGAAGATCCCGCGTGGCTGGGCCAGAAAACTGATGAGAATGCCCGCCGGTTATTCCGGCTGGTCTGA
- the hemB gene encoding porphobilinogen synthase has translation MSYAFPGTFPGRRMRRVRRHDFSRRLVAENQVTVNDLIYPVFVMEGSNRQEAVSSMPGVSRMSIDLLIKEAEAIAKLGVPVISLFPVIESGLKSLHAEEAYNPDGLVQRTVRALKDAVPELGILTDVALDPYTTHGQDGVIDEHGYVINDISKEILVRQALSHAEAGAEIVAPSDMMDGRIGAIRDQLELQGLVNTQIMAYSAKYASCYYGPFRDALGSTGNLKGGNKKTYQMDPANGDEALQEIAQDLQEGADMVMVKPGMPYLDVVRRVKDTFGVPTFAYQVSGEYAMHMAAIQNGWLQEQPAVMESLLCFKRAGADGVLTYFAKRVAQWLHDDAMRR, from the coding sequence ATGAGCTATGCATTTCCGGGCACCTTCCCTGGTCGCCGTATGCGCCGTGTGCGCCGTCATGACTTCAGCCGCCGTCTGGTTGCCGAGAATCAGGTAACGGTCAATGACCTGATCTACCCGGTCTTTGTTATGGAAGGCAGCAACCGCCAGGAAGCCGTTTCCTCGATGCCTGGCGTATCGCGCATGAGCATCGATCTGCTGATCAAAGAGGCAGAAGCTATTGCCAAGCTCGGCGTGCCGGTGATCTCTCTGTTCCCGGTGATTGAGTCTGGCCTGAAGTCGCTACATGCCGAGGAAGCCTACAACCCGGATGGTTTGGTGCAGCGTACCGTGCGTGCGTTGAAAGATGCCGTGCCGGAACTGGGGATCCTGACCGATGTGGCGCTCGACCCGTATACGACCCATGGGCAGGACGGTGTGATCGACGAGCATGGCTACGTGATCAACGACATCAGCAAAGAAATTCTGGTTCGCCAGGCGCTATCTCATGCAGAAGCCGGTGCCGAAATCGTGGCTCCCAGCGATATGATGGATGGCCGCATCGGCGCTATCCGCGATCAACTCGAGCTGCAAGGCCTGGTGAATACCCAGATCATGGCGTATTCCGCCAAATATGCCTCATGCTATTACGGCCCGTTCCGTGATGCGCTCGGCTCCACCGGTAACCTGAAAGGCGGCAACAAGAAAACCTATCAGATGGATCCGGCCAACGGCGACGAAGCCCTGCAAGAGATTGCTCAGGATCTGCAGGAAGGCGCGGATATGGTGATGGTGAAGCCGGGGATGCCGTATCTGGACGTGGTGCGTCGTGTCAAAGATACCTTCGGGGTGCCGACCTTCGCCTATCAGGTATCGGGCGAATATGCGATGCATATGGCGGCGATCCAGAACGGCTGGCTGCAGGAGCAACCGGCGGTGATGGAATCCTTGCTGTGCTTTAAGCGTGCCGGGGCTGATGGTGTGCTGACCTACTTCGCCAAGCGTGTTGCCCAGTGGCTGCATGATGATGCGATGCGCCGTTAA
- the rfaH gene encoding transcription/translation regulatory transformer protein RfaH, protein MESWYLLYCKRGQLLRAQEHLVRQAVNCLSPIITLEKIVRGKRTAVSEPLFPNYLFVEFDPERIHTTTISATRGVSHFVRFGALPTQIPLQVIEELQTHSEEFYVDPETPQPGDTVLITDGVFEGLHAIYTEPDGEARSMLLLNLINKQINQSIDNRQFQKL, encoded by the coding sequence ATGGAATCTTGGTATTTACTTTATTGTAAGCGCGGCCAACTCTTACGGGCCCAGGAACACCTGGTGAGGCAAGCCGTCAACTGCCTGAGCCCAATTATTACGTTGGAGAAAATCGTGCGTGGCAAGCGTACCGCCGTTAGCGAACCGCTATTTCCCAACTACCTGTTTGTTGAATTCGATCCGGAACGTATTCACACCACTACGATCAGTGCAACCCGTGGTGTCAGCCACTTTGTGCGATTTGGAGCCTTACCGACCCAGATACCTTTACAGGTTATCGAAGAACTCCAGACACATAGCGAAGAATTCTATGTGGATCCAGAGACCCCGCAGCCGGGCGATACGGTGTTGATCACCGATGGCGTGTTCGAGGGCCTACATGCGATCTACACCGAACCTGACGGTGAAGCCCGCTCAATGCTGCTGCTGAATCTGATCAACAAGCAGATTAATCAGAGCATCGATAACCGGCAGTTCCAAAAACTTTAA